In Phlebotomus papatasi isolate M1 chromosome 1, Ppap_2.1, whole genome shotgun sequence, the following proteins share a genomic window:
- the LOC129808083 gene encoding uncharacterized protein LOC129808083: protein MDGIMFAICIPTEEEEKEMLSNAQIAQPQASTPLRAPDFKDTDGTGRIRSLQSPLNEESTTSTEHLLKADNEKKVIVKTPTLVLPALTEGFFSSSRRSSLRAKASQTKKVKTTNWDNLNIPSNSSMQVVVQQLLSRAKIENAVWKETHNGKRIKVTFSLEVGQKCERVKQILLEWGIGVREGSILTLTPCFFFSAASAAPAPNADDPLEDEMQKGGAWERFVSSITARFNVAQLVEEVRYNAELRFDFLSLLIIASILAGFGLVEDNPLFLAASMLISPLMGPIIASIFGTAIKDRKLQRLGIVNELLGIFMATLVGFVFGLIICSVDRRYGVGEGLTQEMLSRCELHSVLVGVFIAVPSGAAVAIGILGENVGSLAGVAISASLLPPAVNSGLMWALACLYKIYEADGKRYNSIINTNYYSNHQSIEVAIMGSISMCVTITNVISIYVMGVVFLRIKEVAPMATQNYRQFWKHDVKIARDYNKTCQVEDATSLRQKLAEEIAGFEAQCDNRGQGVRAEIVRRLTQGPMPSIYHHQHTWSPLTHPAQYRPSAQELETLLMNESHRNHRCLSHLYSPPRRSPTRPHMSDRFFRRRCSMPNNPISSTSKSTLIKYVQDTKLDAIAETPARIGEARRDTGDTERGRIFTVVPVEKLE from the exons ATGGATGGGATTATGTTTGCTATTTGCATACCCACAGAGGAAGAAGAGAAGGAAATGTTGAGCAATGCCCAGATTGCACAACCACAAGCATCAACACCTCTCCGGGCGCCAGATTTCAAGGACACCGATGGGAcg GGAAGAATTCGGAGTCTTCAGTCACCATTAAATGAGGAGAGTACCACGTCCACGGAGCATCTACTTAAGGCGGATAATGAGAAAAAGGTGATCGTAAAGACTCCAACTCTCGTCCTTCCCGCGCTCACTGAAGGCTTCTTTTCCTCCAGTCGTAGATCATCTCTCAGGGCCAAGGCATCCCAAACCAAAAAGGTCAAGACCACCAATTGGGATAATCTGAACATCCCCAGCAATTCTTCCATGCAGGTCGTTGTTCAGCAACTCCTTTCTAGGGCCAAAATCGAGAATGCCGTGTGGAAAGAAACTCACAACGGGAAAAGGATCAAAGTAACATTTTCCCTGGAAGTTGGTCAGAAATGTGAACGTGTTAAACAGATTCTCCTGGAGTGGGGAATTGGAGTCCGAGAGGGATCTATTCTCACCCTCACGCCCTGTTTCTTCTTCAGTGCAGCATCCGCAGCTCCTGCTCCCAATGCTGATGATCCTCTCGAGGATGAAATGCAGAAAGGAGGTGCCTGGGAGCGTTTCGTGTCTTCAATTACTGCCAGATTCAATGTCGCACAATTAGTGGAAGAAGTTCGCTACAATGCAGAGCTGAGATTTGATTTTTTGTCTCTTCTAATCATCGCATC GATTCTTGCTGGATTTGGATTGGTAGAAGACAATCCCCTTTTTCTAGCCGCTAGTATGCTCATCTCTCCGCTGATGGGTCCAATAATCGCCTCAATCTTCGGAACTGCTATTAAAGATCGTAAGCTCCAGCGCTTGGGAATTGTCAATGAGCTCCTTGGAATTTTTATGGCCACGTTAGTAGGATTTGTCTTTGGTCTGATCATTTGCAGCGTCGACAGACGCTATGGAGTTGGTGAAGGTTTAACCCAGGAAATGCTGAGCAGATGTGAACTACATTCTGTTCTGGTAGGAGTTTTTATTGCCGTTCCTTCTGGAGCTGCCGTGGCCATCGGAATTCTGGGAGAAAATGTAGGATCTCTGGCTGGAGTGGCTATTTCTGCATCTCTTCTCCCACCAGCCGTGAATTCTGGCCTGATGTGGGCTTTAGCTTGTCTGTATAAGATCTACGAAGCAGATGGGAAGCGCTACAACTCTATCATCAACACCAACTACTACTCTAATCACCAGTCCATTGAGGTAGCCATAATGGGATCTATCAGCATGTGTGTAACGATCACCAATGTGATAAGTATCTATGTGATGGGAGTAGTATTTCTGCGAATCAAGGAAGTAGCTCCTATGGCCACACAAAACTATCGTCAGTTCTGGAAGCATGACGTAAAAATCGCGCGAGATTATAATAAAACCTGCCAGGTAGAAGATGCCACGTCTCTGCGTCAGAAACTCGCCGAAGAGATTGCCGGTTTCGAGGCTCAGTGTGACAATCGTGGTCAAGGAGTTCGAGCAGAGATTGTCCGACGTTTAACTCAGGGTCCAATGCCTTCAATCTACCACCATCAGCACACCTGGTCTCCCCTCACACATCCAGCTCAGTACCGTCCATCTGCCCAAGAGCTGGAAACACTGCTTATGAATGAGAGTCATCGCAATCATAGATGCTTGAGTCACCTGTACTCTCCACCTCGTCGCAGCCCCACAAGGCCCCACATGTCTGACCGCTTCTTCCGCCGTCGCTGCTCAATGCCCAACAATCCCATTAGCTCCACCTCCAAGAGTACTCTAATCAAGTATGTCCAGGATACAAAACTGGACGCCATCGCTGAAACTCCAGCACGTATTGGGGAGGCGAGAAGGGATACTGGGGATACTGAGCGTGGGAGAATTTTCACTGTAGTGCCCGTGGAAAAATTGGAATAA